A single window of Nocardia sp. NBC_01327 DNA harbors:
- a CDS encoding AurF N-oxygenase family protein → MGNDATLLPQDSFAQRLLTGHVKKFYDPVVDIDWDAPLDPDKLFLPAEVVSLYGTPLWESLSHEQQRELSRQELANVLSVGIWFENLLNRLLLRELMSGNPTSRHSHYTLTEMGDECRHMMMFGKLIDRVEAKPYWPNPYERLVISSLQIFLRGSMVWVGALVGEEIFDAIQRQTLDDPELQPVVARAMRIHVTEEARHIGFARDALVRRVPTMSKAELAYTRLCVAIAAPLFVHLMTNWHMYVRAGIEDGRGARRIARANPHAQRTLGIGAANLGASLDKQGLIGPLGKRIWRRRGLL, encoded by the coding sequence ATGGGCAACGACGCCACACTGCTTCCCCAAGATTCCTTCGCTCAGCGTTTGCTGACGGGGCATGTGAAGAAGTTCTACGATCCGGTCGTCGATATCGACTGGGATGCGCCGCTGGATCCGGACAAGCTCTTCCTCCCGGCCGAGGTCGTCTCCCTCTACGGCACGCCGCTGTGGGAATCGCTCAGTCATGAACAGCAGCGCGAGCTTTCGCGCCAGGAGCTGGCCAATGTGCTGTCCGTGGGCATCTGGTTCGAGAACCTGCTCAATCGATTGCTGTTGCGCGAGCTCATGTCCGGCAATCCGACCTCCCGGCATTCGCACTACACGCTCACCGAGATGGGTGACGAATGCCGGCACATGATGATGTTCGGCAAGCTCATCGACCGGGTGGAGGCAAAGCCGTACTGGCCCAACCCGTATGAGCGTCTTGTCATCAGCTCGCTGCAGATCTTCCTGCGCGGATCGATGGTGTGGGTGGGCGCGCTGGTCGGCGAGGAGATCTTCGACGCCATTCAGCGGCAGACCCTCGACGATCCGGAACTGCAGCCGGTCGTGGCCCGCGCCATGCGGATTCACGTGACCGAGGAGGCGCGCCACATCGGTTTCGCCCGGGACGCGCTCGTGCGCCGAGTGCCCACCATGTCGAAGGCGGAACTGGCGTACACCCGCCTCTGCGTGGCGATTGCCGCGCCGCTGTTCGTGCATCTGATGACCAACTGGCACATGTACGTGCGCGCCGGCATCGAGGACGGCCGCGGGGCCCGCCGCATCGCGCGCGCCAATCCGCACGCCCAGCGCACACTGGGGATCGGCGCGGCGAATCTCGGTGCGTCCCTGGACAAGCAGGGGCTGATCGGCCCGCTCGGCAAGCGCATCTGGCGACGCCGGGGGCTGCTGTGA
- a CDS encoding DUF4873 domain-containing protein, with amino-acid sequence MRRSRRPLPEDSEYPDPAPAPEYAGPALLDAPGTELAVSVSLSGHLDPIDGNFHWYGRVSAPDGVELPDPGRTQVFLTLPGGTPARGVLQERDPWGNLRIVGVGTPPFALEQAEIHGR; translated from the coding sequence GTGAGACGTTCCCGCAGACCGCTTCCCGAGGACAGTGAGTATCCGGATCCCGCACCCGCCCCGGAGTATGCGGGACCGGCCCTGCTCGATGCTCCCGGTACGGAACTGGCCGTATCGGTGAGCCTGAGCGGTCATCTCGACCCCATCGACGGCAATTTCCATTGGTACGGCAGGGTTTCCGCGCCCGACGGCGTCGAGTTACCGGATCCCGGGCGGACCCAGGTCTTCCTGACCCTGCCGGGCGGCACACCCGCCCGGGGCGTGCTCCAGGAGCGCGACCCGTGGGGCAATCTCCGGATCGTCGGCGTCGGCACGCCGCCATTCGCCCTGGAGCAGGCGGAGATTCACGGCCGCTAG
- a CDS encoding TetR/AcrR family transcriptional regulator yields the protein MSVPRTARERARVEITREITDAARRQLAESGAPALSLRAIARELGMVSSALYRYFPSRDELLTALIIEAYNAIGAAVEHAVVEGDSPRARWRAAAVAVRDWGIAHPHEYALLYGSPVPGYVAPQTTVGPASRLPIAILEIVRGAWESGTLTMAGDTLSAELIAQSDGLAALVAPGMPAEAMARSVVAWTQLFGMVSFELTGQLVGSMDPAGPFFDYAVEMMADVVGLPR from the coding sequence ATGAGCGTGCCGCGCACCGCCCGCGAACGGGCCCGAGTCGAGATCACCCGTGAGATCACCGATGCGGCCCGGCGTCAGCTCGCCGAATCCGGGGCGCCCGCGCTCTCACTGCGGGCGATCGCGCGGGAGCTCGGCATGGTGTCCTCGGCGCTCTACCGCTATTTCCCGAGCCGCGACGAGCTGCTGACCGCACTGATCATCGAGGCGTACAACGCCATCGGCGCCGCGGTCGAACATGCTGTCGTCGAAGGTGATTCACCCCGGGCGCGGTGGCGTGCGGCGGCAGTCGCGGTGCGGGACTGGGGGATTGCGCATCCGCACGAATACGCGCTGCTGTACGGCTCGCCGGTACCCGGCTATGTGGCCCCGCAGACCACCGTCGGACCCGCCTCCCGGCTCCCGATCGCCATCCTCGAGATCGTCCGGGGGGCATGGGAGAGCGGCACTCTCACGATGGCGGGCGATACGCTGTCCGCTGAGCTCATCGCGCAATCGGACGGACTCGCGGCCCTGGTCGCACCAGGCATGCCCGCCGAGGCGATGGCACGCAGTGTGGTGGCCTGGACGCAGCTGTTCGGCATGGTGAGTTTCGAACTGACCGGGCAGCTCGTGGGCAGCATGGACCCGGCCGGTCCGTTCTTCGACTATGCCGTCGAGATGATGGCCGACGTGGTCGGCCTGCCGCGCTAG
- a CDS encoding nitroreductase/quinone reductase family protein has protein sequence MNDAATRYIRPTGLDPIMNRIANMLPKLGISYANSRLLAVRGRTSGEWRTTMVNLLVTPDGTRYLVAPRGRTHWVRNLRVAGSGELRLGRKVETFTATELPDAEKIPVLRAYLERWGWEVGRWFEGLTKDATDAELAAIAPGFPVFTLH, from the coding sequence ATGAACGACGCCGCCACCCGCTATATCCGGCCCACCGGCCTCGACCCGATCATGAACCGCATCGCCAATATGCTGCCGAAGCTGGGCATCAGCTACGCCAATTCGCGCCTGCTGGCCGTCCGTGGACGCACGAGCGGCGAATGGCGCACCACCATGGTCAATCTCCTCGTCACCCCCGACGGCACCCGCTACCTGGTGGCCCCGCGCGGTCGCACCCACTGGGTGCGCAATCTGCGAGTCGCGGGTTCCGGCGAACTCCGCCTGGGCCGCAAGGTGGAAACCTTCACGGCTACCGAACTCCCCGATGCCGAGAAGATCCCGGTGCTGCGCGCCTACCTCGAACGGTGGGGCTGGGAGGTCGGCCGGTGGTTCGAGGGCCTCACCAAGGACGCCACCGATGCCGAATTGGCCGCCATCGCACCGGGATTCCCTGTTTTCACCCTGCACTGA
- a CDS encoding ArsC/Spx/MgsR family protein — MATEIWHNQKCSKSRAAKAVLEETGVDYVERRYLDNPPNAVEIRDALGKLGLEPWEITRTSEAEAKELGVSAWGRTAADRERWIEALAAHPRLIQRPIVFTADGKALLVRDDETLDMLR; from the coding sequence ATGGCAACGGAAATCTGGCACAACCAGAAGTGCTCCAAGAGTCGTGCAGCCAAGGCGGTGCTCGAGGAGACCGGCGTCGACTACGTCGAGCGGCGCTACCTCGACAACCCGCCGAATGCCGTCGAAATACGGGATGCGCTGGGCAAACTCGGCCTCGAACCGTGGGAGATCACGCGTACGAGCGAGGCGGAGGCCAAGGAACTGGGCGTGTCCGCATGGGGGAGGACCGCCGCCGATCGGGAGCGCTGGATCGAGGCGCTCGCCGCGCATCCGCGCTTGATTCAGCGGCCGATCGTGTTCACCGCGGACGGCAAGGCTCTGCTGGTGCGCGATGACGAAACTCTCGACATGCTGCGCTGA
- a CDS encoding nuclear transport factor 2 family protein, translating to MSEYENVAQRYIDSWNEKEAGKRRALIDELFTADVVFTDPLVQLVGTDAVEGMVAGAQEQFAGLEFGLGPVDGHHDIARFTWTLNAPGVEEPIVVGFDVVTLVEGKIARVQGFLDKVPA from the coding sequence ATGAGCGAATACGAGAACGTTGCACAGCGGTACATCGACAGCTGGAATGAGAAGGAGGCTGGGAAGCGGCGGGCGTTGATCGACGAGTTGTTCACGGCGGATGTGGTTTTCACGGATCCGCTGGTGCAGTTGGTGGGGACCGACGCGGTGGAGGGGATGGTTGCGGGGGCGCAGGAGCAGTTCGCCGGGCTGGAGTTCGGGCTCGGGCCGGTGGACGGGCATCACGATATTGCTCGGTTCACCTGGACGCTGAATGCGCCGGGGGTCGAGGAGCCGATTGTGGTCGGGTTCGATGTGGTGACCCTCGTCGAGGGCAAGATCGCCCGGGTGCAGGGATTTCTGGACAAGGTGCCCGCCTGA
- a CDS encoding FAD-binding oxidoreductase, with translation MSRRRFFAMGSGLALSAALTGYSGGSSTATAQDTVDANLRSAVRGRVLLPGDPEFAQAQLPWNRAVDQSVLAVVEIADADDAAALVRYARATGVAVSTQPNGHGAAPGVNGTILVRPRQLGEVRVDPDARSARVGPGVTWAQVQQEAGPHQLTGLAGSSAAINVVGFTLGGGLPWFGRKFGWAAESVTAFDIIDSDGKQARVTAGSEPDLFWALRGGGGDFALVTAVEFDLHPAPAVYGGQMMWPAQLAPQVLAAFRDVTASAPDELTVWVELMQVSVLPPMISVYATFLGDQAEGQALLRPFDHIGWRLQDTRTMMPVTSLSDILAEPTTPSATISRAAPLTRIDDGVIQQLTATPLAPLTAVQIRHFGGAFARGSDSAAGTLAEPYQIDFLSLATDPAAVNASIQEHLSALAPNLGSRTPFTFLSPGRSAADAFPAGTLNRLRDIKQKYDPHNVFHSNYPVLA, from the coding sequence ATGAGCAGGCGACGCTTCTTCGCCATGGGTAGTGGGTTGGCGTTGTCCGCCGCACTGACCGGGTACTCCGGCGGCTCCTCGACAGCAACCGCGCAGGACACGGTTGACGCGAATCTCCGCTCAGCAGTGCGTGGCCGGGTGCTGCTCCCGGGCGATCCGGAGTTCGCGCAGGCGCAGCTCCCGTGGAACCGCGCGGTGGATCAGTCGGTGCTCGCAGTGGTGGAGATCGCCGACGCGGACGACGCGGCAGCGCTGGTGCGGTACGCACGCGCGACAGGGGTGGCTGTATCCACGCAGCCGAACGGTCACGGCGCCGCGCCGGGCGTGAACGGAACCATCCTGGTCCGTCCCCGACAGCTCGGCGAGGTACGCGTCGATCCGGACGCCCGGTCCGCACGGGTCGGCCCCGGTGTCACCTGGGCACAGGTTCAACAGGAAGCGGGCCCGCACCAATTGACCGGGCTGGCAGGAAGTTCGGCCGCCATCAACGTGGTCGGCTTCACCCTCGGCGGAGGTCTCCCCTGGTTCGGCCGCAAATTCGGGTGGGCCGCCGAGAGCGTCACGGCATTCGACATCATCGACTCCGACGGCAAACAAGCCCGAGTGACTGCCGGCTCCGAGCCCGACCTGTTCTGGGCCCTTCGCGGCGGTGGCGGCGACTTCGCACTGGTCACGGCCGTCGAGTTCGATCTACACCCCGCCCCAGCGGTCTACGGCGGCCAGATGATGTGGCCCGCCCAACTCGCGCCGCAGGTCCTTGCGGCATTCCGGGACGTCACCGCATCGGCCCCGGATGAGCTGACCGTGTGGGTGGAGCTCATGCAGGTCTCGGTTCTCCCGCCGATGATCTCTGTCTACGCCACCTTCCTCGGCGACCAAGCCGAGGGCCAAGCCCTGCTACGCCCGTTCGACCACATCGGTTGGCGCCTGCAGGACACGCGCACCATGATGCCTGTCACTTCGTTGAGTGACATTCTCGCCGAGCCGACCACACCGAGCGCCACAATCAGCCGTGCAGCGCCGTTGACCCGGATCGACGACGGCGTGATCCAGCAGCTGACGGCCACCCCGCTCGCCCCACTGACTGCCGTCCAGATCCGCCACTTCGGCGGAGCCTTCGCCCGAGGCAGCGACTCAGCCGCAGGAACCCTCGCCGAGCCGTATCAAATCGACTTCCTATCCCTCGCCACAGACCCCGCAGCCGTCAACGCCAGCATCCAGGAACACCTTTCGGCCCTCGCCCCGAACCTCGGCTCCCGCACCCCCTTCACCTTCCTGTCTCCGGGACGCAGTGCCGCAGATGCCTTCCCCGCCGGCACCTTGAACAGGTTGCGCGACATCAAACAAAAGTACGACCCCCACAACGTGTTCCACAGCAACTACCCCGTACTCGCCTGA
- a CDS encoding class I SAM-dependent methyltransferase has translation MEEGPSRTAMMAAAARAAHLIVDREPYLFQDTAAEALLGTRAAELLSYHRTSGDHPVLSGTRAQVTARSRYTEERLSAGFTQYVILGAGLDTFAYRSPLAKAIAVYEVDHPATQRWKQELLTAAELDSSAVEFVGVDFEDDNLASRLITHGFDPNQQALVSWLGVSMYLTESAIATTLDSLGRFARGTELIMEYALPSGLRDEAGRVYAEFALEASAQQGEPWLSFFTPEQVTELLERHGFAVAEHISQRQAVDSALWQREDALHPADLCRLVWATVRG, from the coding sequence ATGGAGGAAGGTCCGAGTCGGACCGCGATGATGGCAGCGGCCGCTCGTGCCGCGCATCTGATCGTGGATCGCGAGCCGTATCTGTTCCAGGACACTGCCGCGGAGGCACTGCTGGGCACGCGAGCTGCCGAGCTCCTCAGCTATCACCGCACATCCGGTGATCATCCAGTACTCAGCGGCACGCGCGCTCAGGTCACTGCCCGCAGCCGCTACACCGAGGAACGATTGTCGGCCGGCTTCACGCAGTACGTGATTCTCGGCGCAGGCTTGGACACCTTCGCCTACCGGTCGCCGCTGGCCAAAGCGATCGCGGTCTACGAGGTCGACCACCCCGCCACCCAGCGCTGGAAACAGGAACTGCTGACGGCCGCGGAACTGGATTCCAGTGCGGTGGAATTCGTCGGCGTCGATTTCGAGGACGACAATCTTGCCTCCAGGTTGATAACACACGGATTCGATCCGAATCAGCAAGCACTGGTCAGCTGGCTCGGCGTATCCATGTACCTGACCGAATCCGCGATCGCGACAACTCTCGACTCACTGGGCCGCTTCGCTCGAGGCACCGAGCTCATCATGGAGTACGCACTACCGTCCGGACTGCGTGACGAAGCGGGCCGCGTCTACGCGGAATTCGCACTCGAGGCCAGCGCGCAACAGGGCGAGCCATGGCTCAGCTTCTTCACGCCGGAACAGGTGACAGAGCTGCTCGAACGCCATGGATTCGCTGTGGCCGAACACATTTCGCAACGCCAGGCCGTCGATTCAGCCCTGTGGCAGCGCGAGGACGCACTACACCCCGCCGATCTGTGCAGACTCGTGTGGGCAACGGTCCGAGGATGA
- a CDS encoding DUF4279 domain-containing protein, giving the protein MSADVKVQPLPEDRKWSAGSIRIWSQTVGASEISARLGITADGQFERGSLMSPRNLAGARRESSLWIQHSGLAKDSDLADHVRALVGLVDGCREELAGLSVDCEMDLFLGFGSENGQGGCVLPADLLADVAALGLDIVLDLYPPATVEDC; this is encoded by the coding sequence GTGTCAGCAGATGTGAAGGTACAGCCGCTGCCGGAGGACAGGAAGTGGTCGGCAGGGTCGATCCGTATCTGGAGTCAGACGGTCGGCGCGAGCGAGATCTCGGCTCGGCTGGGGATCACGGCGGACGGGCAGTTCGAGCGGGGCAGTCTCATGAGTCCCCGAAATCTGGCCGGCGCTCGACGGGAGAGCAGCCTCTGGATCCAGCACAGCGGACTGGCCAAAGACAGCGACCTCGCGGACCATGTCCGGGCGCTGGTCGGACTGGTGGATGGGTGTCGTGAGGAGTTGGCTGGCTTGTCCGTCGACTGCGAGATGGACCTGTTCCTCGGCTTCGGCAGCGAGAATGGTCAGGGCGGCTGCGTGCTGCCCGCTGACCTGCTTGCTGATGTCGCCGCGTTGGGCCTCGACATCGTGCTCGACCTCTATCCGCCTGCGACGGTGGAGGATTGCTGA
- a CDS encoding IS256 family transposase: protein MTNIQPIDPGKPFADQLAVMGPDLLREMVSSFVQTLMSAEADAACGAGYGERSDDRINHRNGYRHRDFDTRVGTLDVAIPKLRSGSYFPDWLLERRKRAERALTSVVATCYLLGVSTRRMEKLVESLGITTLSKSQVSIMARDLDAQVEAFRTRPLDQGPYTFLAADALVLKVRENGRVVNVHALIATGVNADGYREILGIQVTSGEDGAGWLAFFRDLVARGLSGVALVTSDAHAGLVAAIGATLPGASWQRCRTHYTVNLMSVCPKSSWPWVRTLLHSVFDQADTESVAAQYDRMLDALTEKLPRVAAHLDAARADLLAFTAFPKQIWRQIWSNNPQERLNKEIRRRTDVVGIFPDRTAIIRLVGAVLAEQHDEWIEGRRYLGLDVLARSRGLTDPDEQEDTTAALTA, encoded by the coding sequence ATGACCAATATCCAGCCTATCGACCCGGGCAAGCCGTTCGCCGACCAATTGGCGGTAATGGGCCCGGACCTGCTGCGCGAGATGGTGTCCAGCTTCGTGCAAACCCTGATGAGCGCCGAGGCCGACGCCGCCTGCGGAGCCGGCTACGGCGAACGCTCCGACGACCGGATCAACCACCGCAACGGCTACCGCCACCGCGACTTCGACACCCGCGTCGGCACCCTCGACGTCGCGATCCCGAAACTACGATCCGGCTCGTATTTCCCGGACTGGCTCCTGGAACGCCGCAAACGCGCCGAACGGGCCCTCACCAGCGTGGTCGCGACCTGCTATCTGCTCGGGGTCTCGACACGGCGGATGGAGAAACTCGTCGAATCCCTGGGCATCACAACACTTTCCAAGTCCCAGGTCTCGATCATGGCCCGCGACCTCGATGCCCAGGTCGAAGCATTCCGCACCCGCCCCTTGGATCAGGGCCCTTACACGTTCCTCGCCGCAGACGCCCTGGTGCTCAAGGTCCGCGAGAACGGGCGCGTGGTCAACGTCCACGCCCTGATCGCCACCGGCGTCAACGCCGACGGCTACCGCGAAATCCTGGGTATCCAAGTCACTTCCGGCGAGGACGGTGCCGGCTGGCTGGCATTCTTCCGCGACCTGGTCGCTCGCGGCCTGTCCGGGGTCGCGTTGGTCACCTCCGACGCGCATGCGGGTTTGGTGGCCGCGATCGGCGCGACCTTGCCCGGCGCGAGCTGGCAGCGCTGCCGCACCCATTACACGGTGAACCTGATGTCGGTTTGCCCGAAGAGTTCCTGGCCCTGGGTTCGCACCCTGTTGCATTCGGTATTCGATCAAGCCGATACCGAATCGGTTGCCGCCCAATATGATCGGATGCTCGACGCCCTGACCGAGAAGCTGCCCAGAGTCGCCGCGCACCTCGATGCTGCCCGCGCGGACCTGCTGGCGTTCACCGCGTTTCCCAAGCAGATCTGGCGCCAGATCTGGTCGAACAATCCCCAGGAACGGTTGAACAAAGAGATCCGCCGCCGCACCGACGTGGTCGGTATCTTCCCCGATCGCACCGCGATCATCCGTCTCGTCGGCGCCGTCCTGGCCGAGCAACACGACGAATGGATCGAAGGACGCCGCTACCTCGGGTTGGACGTTCTTGCCCGCTCCCGCGGGCTCACCGACCCCGACGAACAGGAGGACACCACCGCGGCACTGACCGCCTGA